A single Haloplasma contractile SSD-17B DNA region contains:
- a CDS encoding ABC transporter substrate-binding protein, with product MKKFKLFSLVFMLLFSLTLAACKDKPEDTTDNKSETIQAALDNIDLGDLSGVLEDFTLPASDENGTTFAWTSSDETVLEIDEENNLAIVHRPEEGQDDVEVTLTVTGNIGIISESDTFTVKVLAFPEGEALKLAEAKKVLDLPLHDFDEVIEPNFVAPVKSHLYDQISITWAIVPKTDLTEPADDASDDDKAYYNNYDESVVSLGSPTNEGLSVTVNRPSNADKNVRLVATLTIVLADGVAEEQVTKEFELVVKQTPADDAGKVAEAITLLQLWGLDIVMSDITLPTTGHYDTDITWASNNTDVISISSSGDTGVVTRPNENTAVTLTATVATGSESQTKSFVAIVVGTDSTFTYRTTTTNIDNINPQFTTDAREGDMIDYMTAGLFEGDFDWAASGVSEGDFSNAAALEFNYLPTMAAEMPIDVHADDADKAGTVWQVKLRDDLRWQDDPRWADGTWTNTDPTIDVDDFMYAYKMLLDPKLLNGRASVLYSDIPVVNAETYYKQGTGYKGCDVTVETTDDAGATTTETSLDTSIVEEDCVDTKVDTDNGETARTKVDWPATFDFANVGIKKIDNLTFEFTLESAMTSWDFREQLASGITGPVHEELYEAGMNDTRTKTTYGTNVNEILAYGEFKLNSWQDDVNLYFEKNEHFIEADEYNFDFVRVDLIEDQGNRIEEFKKGRLDVVGAGGKYYPDFKDHPNIKLSPVTTTFRWATNIGERGDGNTNPMMKYDKFRQAIYYAVDREEMSATVNSPSIAQQGLLSPEYVIHYTETQSYRSTDQGKSVFDGKSPETTGYNPTLAKQLFEEAYAEAVAAGDITDGDEVYVELSMLDAESNWTSNEWVKSKIEEALDALPGGSNADKFEFKIQPYSSEALNGAVADNNFDIVFYGWTGVKFDPIALMGWVWNENFAYMHENGWTPGAWDITVDLPNYNAGKDITTETRTFNEWFEATQSGGDLYDPYPGFEEDLLNICAAMEKALIDEVIAIPLFTSVNTAAYSDRVVFENPEYHPWMGWGGMKYMYLNQSDQEIKGE from the coding sequence ATGAAGAAGTTTAAGTTGTTTTCATTAGTTTTTATGTTACTCTTCTCGTTGACTCTTGCAGCGTGCAAGGATAAACCAGAAGACACTACTGATAATAAGTCAGAAACAATACAAGCCGCTTTAGATAATATTGATCTAGGTGACTTAAGTGGAGTGTTAGAAGATTTCACACTTCCTGCGTCTGACGAAAATGGTACGACGTTTGCATGGACTTCAAGTGATGAGACTGTGCTTGAAATTGATGAGGAAAATAATTTAGCAATCGTTCATAGACCTGAAGAGGGTCAAGACGATGTAGAAGTTACTTTAACAGTAACTGGTAATATAGGAATCATTAGTGAGAGTGATACTTTTACAGTTAAAGTTTTAGCATTTCCTGAAGGAGAGGCTTTAAAATTAGCAGAGGCTAAGAAAGTATTAGACTTACCACTTCATGATTTTGATGAAGTTATTGAGCCTAATTTCGTAGCTCCTGTAAAATCTCATCTATATGATCAGATATCGATCACTTGGGCAATTGTTCCTAAGACTGACTTAACAGAGCCAGCGGATGATGCTTCTGACGATGATAAAGCTTACTACAATAATTATGATGAGTCTGTAGTATCATTAGGTTCTCCTACAAATGAAGGATTATCAGTTACAGTTAACAGACCAAGTAATGCTGATAAAAATGTTCGACTAGTAGCAACACTTACAATTGTATTGGCTGATGGTGTCGCTGAAGAACAAGTAACAAAAGAATTCGAATTAGTTGTTAAGCAAACTCCAGCGGATGATGCAGGAAAAGTTGCTGAAGCAATAACATTGTTACAGTTATGGGGATTAGATATCGTAATGAGTGACATTACGTTACCAACTACTGGTCACTATGATACAGATATAACTTGGGCAAGTAATAACACAGATGTGATCTCAATTTCTTCATCTGGAGATACTGGTGTAGTTACACGTCCTAATGAAAATACAGCTGTTACATTAACAGCAACAGTTGCAACAGGAAGCGAAAGTCAAACAAAGTCGTTTGTTGCTATCGTTGTAGGTACTGATAGTACGTTTACTTACAGAACGACTACTACAAATATAGATAATATTAACCCTCAGTTTACTACTGATGCTCGTGAAGGCGACATGATTGATTACATGACAGCTGGATTATTCGAAGGTGACTTTGACTGGGCTGCTTCTGGAGTTTCTGAAGGTGACTTCTCAAATGCTGCTGCACTTGAATTCAATTATTTACCAACAATGGCAGCTGAAATGCCAATAGATGTGCATGCTGATGATGCAGATAAAGCAGGTACAGTATGGCAGGTTAAATTAAGAGATGACTTAAGATGGCAAGATGATCCTAGATGGGCTGATGGTACATGGACGAATACAGATCCTACTATTGATGTAGACGACTTCATGTATGCATACAAGATGCTATTAGATCCTAAATTATTAAATGGTAGAGCATCAGTTTTATATTCTGACATACCTGTAGTAAATGCTGAAACTTACTATAAACAAGGAACGGGATATAAGGGATGTGACGTTACTGTTGAAACTACAGACGATGCAGGAGCTACAACTACTGAAACGTCATTAGATACTTCAATTGTAGAAGAAGACTGTGTTGATACTAAAGTTGATACAGATAATGGTGAAACTGCTAGAACTAAAGTAGATTGGCCAGCTACGTTTGACTTTGCTAATGTAGGGATTAAGAAAATAGACAATCTAACGTTTGAATTTACATTAGAAAGTGCAATGACTAGTTGGGACTTTAGAGAGCAATTAGCAAGTGGTATCACAGGTCCTGTTCATGAAGAATTATATGAAGCTGGTATGAACGATACTAGAACAAAAACAACGTATGGGACTAATGTTAACGAAATCTTAGCTTATGGTGAATTTAAACTTAACAGTTGGCAAGATGATGTCAATTTATATTTCGAAAAGAACGAACATTTTATCGAAGCTGACGAATACAACTTTGATTTTGTACGTGTTGACTTAATCGAAGACCAAGGAAACCGAATTGAAGAATTTAAAAAAGGTCGTTTAGATGTTGTAGGAGCAGGAGGAAAGTATTATCCTGACTTTAAAGATCATCCAAACATTAAGTTATCACCTGTAACAACTACATTTAGATGGGCAACAAACATTGGTGAGCGTGGAGATGGAAATACAAACCCAATGATGAAATATGATAAATTCCGTCAAGCAATCTACTATGCTGTAGATCGTGAAGAGATGTCTGCTACAGTTAATTCTCCATCAATTGCACAACAAGGATTATTGTCACCAGAATATGTAATCCACTACACAGAGACACAATCATATAGAAGTACGGATCAAGGAAAATCTGTGTTTGATGGTAAAAGTCCTGAAACAACTGGATATAACCCTACACTAGCAAAACAATTATTTGAAGAAGCCTACGCTGAAGCAGTAGCTGCTGGTGACATCACCGATGGTGATGAAGTGTATGTAGAACTTTCTATGTTAGATGCTGAATCTAACTGGACTTCAAATGAATGGGTTAAGAGTAAGATTGAAGAAGCATTAGATGCACTTCCAGGTGGTTCAAATGCAGATAAGTTTGAATTTAAAATACAACCTTATTCTTCTGAAGCATTAAATGGTGCTGTAGCAGATAATAACTTTGATATTGTCTTCTATGGATGGACTGGTGTTAAGTTTGACCCGATTGCATTAATGGGATGGGTATGGAATGAAAACTTTGCATATATGCATGAAAATGGATGGACTCCAGGTGCATGGGATATTACAGTAGATCTTCCAAATTACAATGCTGGTAAAGACATTACCACTGAAACCAGAACTTTCAATGAATGGTTTGAAGCTACTCAATCTGGTGGAGACCTGTATGATCCATATCCTGGATTCGAAGAAGACTTATTAAACATATGTGCTGCAATGGAAAAAGCATTAATTGATGAGGTAATCGCGATTCCACTATTCACTAGTGTAAATACTGCTGCATATAGCGACCGAGTTGTATTTGAAAATCCTGAATATCATCCTTGGATGGGATGGGGCGGAATGAAATATATGTATCTGAACCAATCTGACCAAGAGATAAAGGGAGAATAA
- a CDS encoding M48 family metallopeptidase, which produces MDRYIYSIILVILSLTFLFEVSLSILNYKNRTAPIPEEVNDVYDQNDYRKWLRYSMENFRVNLIAKTISFLIIVLMFLFNGFIWVYNLIKNTTDSVYINTLLFIGIYFIIDFIIGILFSYYKRFYIEERFGFNKSTILTFVLDKLKSLILTMLIGGGLVLLLSYFYYNVKNIFNLFALAWGVIITLIILVNMVYVKFIPLFNKLSALEDGDLKDKIIEFAESVGYEVTKISVIDASKRSTKLNAFFTGMGKYKQVVLYDTLLDKMTENQIVSILAHEIGHGKKNHLIKNLLLSTVTITMYLGILLFAVKSEYLSNAFGFASPNFGFGLIIFMILISPVSILVGIITNSLSRKFEYEADHYAAIHGYEIEMKASLKVLARENYSNLKPHPFYVWLKYTHPPIASRIRAMKNNHKKN; this is translated from the coding sequence ATGGATAGATATATATATTCGATTATTTTAGTGATTCTAAGTTTAACGTTTCTTTTTGAAGTTTCGTTATCAATTCTAAACTATAAAAATAGAACTGCACCTATTCCGGAAGAAGTAAATGACGTTTATGATCAAAATGATTATCGAAAATGGTTACGTTACAGTATGGAAAACTTTAGAGTTAACTTGATTGCCAAAACTATAAGTTTTTTAATAATAGTTTTAATGTTCCTATTCAATGGATTTATATGGGTTTATAATTTGATAAAAAATACTACAGATTCTGTATATATAAATACGCTTTTATTTATAGGAATATATTTTATAATTGATTTTATAATTGGTATTCTATTTTCTTATTACAAGCGTTTTTATATAGAAGAGCGATTTGGTTTCAATAAATCAACTATACTGACTTTTGTGCTGGATAAACTAAAAAGTCTAATTTTAACCATGTTAATCGGTGGAGGATTAGTGCTTCTTTTAAGTTATTTCTATTATAATGTAAAAAATATATTTAATTTATTTGCACTGGCATGGGGAGTGATAATAACATTAATAATCTTAGTAAATATGGTATATGTTAAATTTATTCCACTGTTTAATAAATTGAGTGCTTTAGAAGATGGGGACCTTAAAGATAAAATTATAGAATTTGCAGAGAGTGTTGGTTATGAAGTCACAAAAATTAGCGTTATTGATGCATCTAAACGATCTACAAAACTGAATGCATTTTTTACTGGAATGGGTAAATATAAACAGGTTGTATTATATGATACACTCCTTGATAAAATGACAGAGAATCAAATTGTCAGTATTCTAGCACATGAAATAGGTCATGGGAAGAAAAACCATCTAATAAAAAATTTATTGTTATCGACTGTAACGATTACTATGTACTTAGGCATATTATTGTTCGCAGTAAAATCAGAATATCTAAGTAACGCGTTTGGATTTGCATCACCCAATTTTGGATTTGGCTTAATCATATTTATGATTTTGATATCACCTGTTTCTATATTGGTAGGAATTATTACAAATAGTCTGTCTAGAAAGTTTGAATACGAAGCAGATCATTATGCAGCAATTCATGGATATGAGATAGAAATGAAAGCTAGTCTAAAAGTATTAGCACGTGAAAATTATTCAAACCTAAAACCGCATCCATTTTATGTTTGGCTAAAGTATACACACCCACCAATTGCCAGTAGAATTCGTGCAATGAAAAATAATCATAAAAAAAATTAA
- a CDS encoding ABC-F family ATP-binding cassette domain-containing protein produces MITVTNLSLLFASRKLFEDVNIKFTPGNCYGVIGANGAGKSTFLKILSGEIESTSGTVSITPGERMSVLKQDHYQYDEYPVMETIIMGNPRLYEIMKEKDAIYSKTEFSEEDGIKAAELEGEFAELNGWEAEYEAATILQGLGIDATLHEKNMKDLTGNEKIKVLLAQALFGKPDILLMDEPTNHLDFKSIKWLEEFLINFDGIVIVVSHDRHFLNNVCTHMCDVDFGKIKLYVGNYDFWYESSQLALQMMKDQNKKKEEKVKELQAFIARFSANASKSKQATSRKKLLDKITLDDIQPSSRRYPFMGFKPEREVGNDILMVDGISKTIDGETILNNISFSISKNDKIAFVGDNEIAITTLFKILMGEIEADEGSVKWGVTITKDYLPKDNAAYFDHSDLSLVDWLRQYSPDPHETFIRGFLGRMLFSGEEALKSVNVLSGGERVRCMFSKMMLSNANVLIFDQPTNHLDLESITALNNGLRDYKSNILFTSHDYQLVQSVANRIIEIKPTGLIDKRMSYDDYLESVK; encoded by the coding sequence TTGATTACAGTGACAAACTTAAGTCTATTATTTGCTTCACGCAAACTATTCGAAGACGTTAATATAAAATTTACTCCTGGAAACTGTTATGGAGTCATCGGTGCTAACGGTGCTGGTAAAAGTACATTTTTAAAAATACTATCTGGTGAAATTGAATCGACTAGCGGAACTGTTAGTATTACACCGGGAGAGCGGATGTCCGTACTAAAACAGGACCATTATCAATATGATGAGTACCCAGTGATGGAAACCATTATCATGGGAAATCCTCGTTTATATGAAATTATGAAAGAAAAAGATGCCATTTATTCTAAAACAGAATTTAGTGAAGAGGATGGGATCAAGGCAGCTGAACTTGAAGGGGAATTTGCCGAACTAAATGGTTGGGAAGCTGAATATGAGGCAGCGACTATATTACAAGGTCTTGGAATTGATGCTACTCTACATGAAAAAAATATGAAAGATCTGACTGGTAATGAAAAAATTAAAGTTTTACTTGCTCAGGCTCTATTTGGAAAACCAGATATCTTATTAATGGACGAGCCCACTAACCACCTTGATTTTAAATCTATCAAGTGGCTAGAAGAATTTTTAATTAACTTTGATGGTATCGTCATTGTTGTATCACATGATCGTCACTTCTTAAATAATGTCTGTACGCATATGTGCGATGTAGACTTTGGAAAAATTAAGTTATACGTTGGGAACTATGACTTCTGGTATGAATCGAGTCAGCTTGCGCTTCAAATGATGAAAGATCAAAACAAGAAAAAAGAAGAAAAAGTTAAAGAACTACAGGCCTTTATTGCACGTTTTAGTGCTAATGCTTCTAAATCAAAACAGGCGACATCTAGAAAAAAACTTTTAGACAAAATAACACTTGATGATATACAACCATCAAGTAGACGATACCCATTTATGGGATTCAAGCCAGAACGTGAAGTAGGAAATGATATTCTAATGGTTGATGGAATCTCAAAAACCATTGATGGAGAAACAATCTTAAATAACATAAGTTTTTCTATATCAAAAAATGATAAAATTGCTTTTGTTGGCGACAATGAAATAGCAATTACAACTCTGTTCAAAATTCTTATGGGTGAAATAGAAGCGGATGAAGGCTCTGTTAAGTGGGGAGTAACGATTACAAAGGATTATTTACCAAAGGATAATGCCGCATACTTTGATCATTCTGACTTATCTCTTGTAGATTGGTTGCGTCAATACTCCCCAGATCCTCATGAAACATTTATTCGTGGTTTCTTAGGTCGTATGTTATTCTCAGGTGAAGAGGCACTTAAATCCGTTAATGTTTTATCAGGAGGAGAGCGTGTTCGCTGTATGTTCTCTAAGATGATGTTAAGCAATGCAAATGTTCTGATTTTCGACCAACCGACGAACCATCTGGACCTTGAGTCTATTACTGCACTTAATAACGGACTTCGTGATTATAAGAGTAATATCTTATTCACTTCACATGACTACCAACTCGTTCAGTCAGTCGCTAACCGAATTATTGAAATTAAGCCTACAGGTCTAATTGACAAACGCATGTCTTATGATGACTATTTAGAATCTGTAAAATAG
- a CDS encoding gluzincin family metallopeptidase: MKKIVQIITFLGMICVIGFIVRVTVFKDNNKDMNDQLKSTELKQSEPFQCENYDENTFYVDGDWYYSRHAKMYKTVWDTYAETDTAYKSPEEFLNEIDKNVKCISEFLKKPDWEKQYRGNEDREIIITVSTTTGKPRMTGGAYGEAMLELPSYLVNLDLSPLTHEITHLIAPNNKTNNYAYSLKEGLATYMTEMMGYPGAHRLGAPVHSLAKQFLNEEHQALIDVIGLQLPSMDYYFDHMYAFYNLSNSFTKFLIEEYGLEKFMLVYMSDYLVEDYSDTYGKSYEELKQEWIEMLEYEESYEYTFEELHIRYYGITSEGSEK; the protein is encoded by the coding sequence ATGAAAAAAATAGTTCAAATTATAACTTTTCTTGGTATGATTTGTGTAATAGGTTTCATTGTTAGGGTTACTGTTTTTAAAGACAACAACAAGGACATGAACGACCAACTAAAAAGCACTGAATTAAAACAATCAGAACCATTTCAATGTGAGAATTATGATGAGAATACATTTTATGTAGACGGGGATTGGTATTATTCACGACATGCTAAAATGTATAAAACAGTATGGGATACCTATGCTGAAACAGACACAGCATATAAGTCTCCTGAGGAATTCCTAAATGAAATCGATAAAAATGTTAAGTGTATAAGTGAGTTTCTTAAAAAACCAGATTGGGAAAAACAATATAGAGGTAATGAAGATCGAGAAATTATTATTACTGTTAGCACAACTACAGGTAAGCCTAGAATGACTGGTGGAGCTTATGGCGAAGCAATGCTAGAATTGCCAAGTTATTTAGTAAATTTAGATTTGTCTCCTTTAACGCATGAAATCACTCATCTTATTGCGCCTAATAATAAGACTAATAACTATGCATATAGTTTAAAGGAAGGGTTAGCAACTTACATGACAGAGATGATGGGTTATCCAGGTGCTCATCGATTAGGAGCTCCTGTTCACAGTCTTGCTAAACAGTTTTTAAACGAAGAACATCAAGCATTAATCGATGTGATTGGATTACAACTCCCTAGTATGGATTACTATTTTGATCATATGTATGCCTTCTATAACTTAAGCAATTCATTTACTAAGTTTTTAATTGAGGAATATGGATTAGAAAAATTTATGTTAGTTTACATGTCAGATTATCTAGTGGAAGACTATTCTGATACATATGGAAAGTCTTATGAAGAATTAAAACAAGAATGGATCGAAATGTTAGAATATGAAGAATCTTATGAGTATACGTTTGAAGAACTACATATCAGATATTATGGCATTACCTCAGAAGGTAGTGAAAAGTAA
- a CDS encoding AbrB family transcriptional regulator encodes MYIIITLVVAVLGGFIAARFKIPAGPLIGALIAVSIFNIMTANAIMPVEIKLFTQVISGIFIGSRIEREDIKELLRIIRPAILTISILFMACISMGIIMHYITGYSLTTTLFATAPGGIVHTTLMSDDMNADTAVVSVLQVTRLVTVISLFPFLLKRIINKFILKKEKDKLELEYLEEDAGTKYINKTELNSIITVENIHVTNLFQTLKNIGYTVFFGAIFGLIGYITRIPAGVLMFAMIGCAFQNIVWKTAYIPKPTKNIAQVFAGALIGTSVTLTAVVEMRNLIVPALLMMVGYFIINMLLAIILYKKCKVDLITALFSCTPGGASTISLMAGDFGAKVTSVSTLQILRSVCVVTFYPFIIQFVYSLTT; translated from the coding sequence ATGTACATTATCATAACATTAGTAGTCGCTGTACTTGGCGGTTTTATAGCAGCAAGGTTTAAAATACCTGCAGGACCATTAATAGGAGCACTTATTGCTGTATCAATATTTAATATTATGACAGCTAATGCAATCATGCCTGTAGAAATAAAACTATTTACACAAGTTATATCTGGTATATTCATCGGTTCTAGAATCGAACGAGAAGATATAAAAGAGTTACTACGTATTATAAGACCCGCTATACTTACTATTTCTATACTATTTATGGCGTGTATTAGTATGGGAATCATTATGCATTATATAACTGGGTATAGTTTAACAACCACTTTGTTTGCAACAGCACCAGGTGGCATTGTCCACACAACCTTAATGAGTGATGATATGAATGCAGATACAGCAGTTGTTTCTGTGTTGCAAGTCACAAGATTAGTCACCGTTATTAGTTTATTTCCCTTTTTATTAAAACGTATTATAAATAAATTTATTCTAAAAAAAGAAAAAGATAAATTAGAATTAGAGTACCTTGAAGAAGATGCAGGCACTAAATATATTAATAAGACTGAGTTAAATTCAATAATAACGGTCGAAAATATACATGTAACTAACTTGTTTCAAACACTAAAAAATATTGGTTATACCGTTTTTTTTGGAGCCATTTTTGGATTAATAGGCTATATTACCCGCATACCTGCGGGGGTTTTGATGTTTGCGATGATCGGGTGTGCATTTCAAAATATAGTGTGGAAAACTGCTTATATCCCAAAACCTACAAAGAACATCGCGCAGGTTTTTGCAGGAGCATTAATAGGGACAAGTGTGACACTAACAGCAGTTGTTGAAATGAGGAACCTCATTGTTCCTGCCCTATTAATGATGGTGGGCTACTTTATCATAAACATGCTACTTGCCATTATTTTATATAAAAAGTGTAAAGTAGATCTTATTACGGCTCTTTTTAGTTGTACACCAGGTGGAGCTTCTACTATTAGTTTGATGGCGGGTGATTTTGGTGCGAAAGTAACTTCTGTATCAACACTTCAAATACTTAGAAGTGTGTGTGTTGTAACCTTTTATCCGTTTATTATTCAGTTCGTGTACTCGCTAACTACTTAA
- a CDS encoding ferritin-like domain-containing protein, translating to MDQTNYNQIINELNKDISIEYAQAIQYIQHANTIVGAPYIAVIEELYEHANDSFEHAKILNGIVHFLGGTPTATVTRVLTSEDTVEMLKQDLMYEYETLRRYLQRIRQLEALGLFDSAQKIRNIVTEEQEHVNELEVALGIDRTKVQSKNLYFE from the coding sequence ATGGATCAAACTAATTATAACCAAATTATAAATGAATTAAACAAAGATATTTCAATTGAATATGCACAAGCTATTCAATATATTCAACATGCAAACACAATTGTTGGTGCACCGTATATAGCAGTAATTGAGGAATTATATGAGCATGCAAATGACTCATTTGAACACGCAAAGATTCTAAATGGAATTGTTCATTTTTTAGGAGGTACACCGACAGCTACTGTAACTAGGGTTCTTACATCAGAAGACACAGTAGAAATGTTAAAACAAGATTTAATGTATGAATACGAAACCTTAAGACGTTATCTACAACGGATTCGTCAACTAGAAGCGTTAGGTCTGTTTGATTCTGCTCAAAAAATACGGAATATTGTCACTGAAGAACAAGAACATGTAAATGAACTAGAAGTTGCGCTTGGTATCGATCGAACAAAGGTACAATCAAAGAATTTATACTTTGAATAG